Proteins from a genomic interval of Staphylococcus debuckii:
- a CDS encoding DEAD/DEAH box helicase family protein: MIEIKHYGKLIRNKEDLSDETIRTVQKGVIKNKQGRWQCIQCESSERADYYTYYSEPLHTEITYCRHCLQLGRMDTHNDVYITDTHQEISKAEYHLDFQLSEQQTYASENVIRAIQIHEKLLLYAVTGAGKTEMMFAGIQYARQQGYNVAVISPRVDVVVEISARIAEAFSAEKIDVLYQGQSQQYNGHFVVATVHQLYRFKHHFDVIFIDEVDAFPLSMDPLLMQTINSASVSTASHIYMTATPSRKLRSQFKPANIITLPARYHRRSLPVPTYRYLKFKPSQLQPQLLRLFQQQINNQRYTLVFFNHIEAMKAAFEIYAEHIPDLIYVHSEDALRFDKVTALREGRHPIVFTTTILERGFTMPRLDVIVLESQTYSTAALVQIAGRVGRKLQDTSGLVLYLHNGVSLSMLRAKAQIKQMNTIGLQKGWLDA; the protein is encoded by the coding sequence ATGATTGAAATTAAGCACTACGGCAAATTAATACGCAACAAAGAAGATTTATCAGATGAAACCATCAGAACAGTGCAAAAAGGCGTGATCAAAAACAAGCAAGGCAGATGGCAGTGTATCCAATGCGAAAGTTCTGAACGCGCAGACTATTATACGTATTACTCAGAACCGCTGCACACAGAAATCACTTATTGCAGACACTGCTTACAATTAGGCCGTATGGATACGCACAATGATGTTTATATAACCGACACCCATCAAGAAATAAGCAAAGCTGAGTATCACCTAGATTTCCAATTATCAGAACAGCAGACTTACGCTTCGGAAAATGTGATACGCGCCATTCAAATACATGAAAAATTGCTGCTCTATGCTGTCACAGGAGCAGGAAAGACCGAGATGATGTTTGCAGGCATCCAATATGCAAGACAACAGGGATACAATGTAGCCGTAATTTCGCCGCGTGTAGATGTGGTAGTTGAAATCAGTGCACGAATTGCAGAAGCCTTCTCTGCTGAAAAAATTGACGTACTCTATCAAGGACAATCACAACAGTACAATGGTCACTTCGTAGTTGCGACCGTACATCAACTCTACCGCTTCAAACACCACTTTGATGTCATCTTTATCGATGAAGTTGACGCATTCCCGCTTTCCATGGATCCGTTGCTGATGCAGACGATTAACAGCGCATCAGTTTCTACTGCAAGTCATATTTATATGACCGCGACTCCCTCTAGAAAATTACGCTCCCAATTCAAACCAGCCAACATTATTACTCTTCCAGCACGTTATCATCGACGTTCGCTTCCCGTACCAACTTATCGCTATTTGAAATTCAAACCTTCACAACTGCAACCCCAGTTACTCCGACTCTTTCAACAGCAAATCAACAACCAACGCTATACCCTCGTATTTTTCAACCACATAGAAGCAATGAAAGCAGCCTTTGAAATCTATGCTGAGCATATCCCAGATCTCATCTACGTACACAGTGAAGATGCCTTGCGCTTTGATAAAGTCACAGCTTTAAGAGAAGGCAGACATCCTATTGTCTTCACTACCACTATCCTCGAACGCGGCTTCACAATGCCTCGTCTCGATGTCATAGTACTAGAGAGCCAAACCTATTCGACAGCTGCCCTCGTCCAAATCGCCGGACGCGTCGGCAGAAAGCTGCAAGATACCAGCGGACTCGTCCTCTATCTGCACAATGGTGTATCCCTCAGCATGCTGCGTGCCAAAGCACAAATCAAACAAATGAACACTATCGGACTTCAAAAGGGGTGGTTAGATGCCTAA
- a CDS encoding ComF family protein: MPKCCQCLQKFTDPLTADNFYRKPEILCETCREAWQQSLISREKKALESVGRCTRCLKPLAENETECLDCKFLAQRFTLINQLYCNYQYQGTVRDVIHQYKIAGDTALCEVIAEQISLPKKKYDYIVPIPSPLERDVKRTFNPVEQVLKAKKIAYMPLLNTQIRPKQSSLGKRERALAENPFCFSAMAQSLNLENKAILLVDDIYTTGLTVHHAAEILLVRKIGKVDVFTFAR, encoded by the coding sequence ATGCCTAAATGCTGCCAATGCCTGCAAAAATTCACCGACCCACTCACTGCAGACAACTTTTACCGCAAACCAGAAATACTCTGCGAAACCTGTCGAGAAGCATGGCAACAAAGTCTTATTTCCCGGGAAAAGAAAGCTTTGGAAAGTGTTGGACGCTGTACGAGATGCCTCAAACCTTTAGCAGAGAATGAAACAGAATGTTTAGATTGTAAATTTCTAGCGCAACGCTTTACTTTAATCAACCAATTGTATTGCAACTATCAATATCAAGGAACAGTACGGGATGTTATTCATCAGTATAAAATAGCGGGAGATACTGCACTATGTGAAGTTATTGCTGAACAAATCAGCTTGCCGAAGAAGAAATATGATTATATTGTACCGATTCCTTCACCGTTAGAAAGAGATGTGAAGCGCACTTTTAATCCAGTCGAGCAAGTGTTAAAAGCGAAAAAGATAGCGTACATGCCGTTATTAAATACGCAAATACGACCAAAGCAATCTAGCTTAGGGAAAAGAGAACGTGCGCTAGCTGAAAATCCCTTTTGTTTCTCAGCAATGGCACAATCTTTAAATCTTGAAAATAAGGCGATATTACTCGTAGATGATATTTATACAACAGGGTTGACTGTCCATCATGCAGCGGAAATATTACTTGTCAGAAAAATAGGAAAAGTCGATGTATTTACTTTTGCTAGGTAG
- the hpf gene encoding ribosome hibernation-promoting factor, HPF/YfiA family, which produces MIRFEIHGDNLTITDAIRNYIEDKVGKLERYFTNVPNVNAHVKVKTYANSSTKIEVTIPLKDVTLRAEERNDDLYAGIDLITNKLERQVRKYKTRVNRKKRKDSEQEPFPATPETPPEAADHDKDDEIEIIRSKQFSLKPMDSEEAVLQMDLLGHDFFIFTDRETDGTSIVYRRKDGKYGLIETLEN; this is translated from the coding sequence ATGATTAGATTTGAAATTCATGGAGACAACCTCACTATTACAGACGCAATACGTAATTACATTGAGGACAAAGTTGGTAAACTTGAACGTTACTTCACTAATGTGCCGAATGTGAATGCACACGTAAAAGTGAAAACTTATGCAAATTCTAGCACAAAAATTGAAGTTACAATTCCGCTTAAAGACGTTACACTTCGTGCAGAAGAAAGAAACGATGATTTATATGCAGGAATTGACTTAATTACTAACAAATTAGAACGCCAAGTTCGTAAATACAAAACACGTGTTAATCGTAAAAAACGTAAAGACAGCGAACAAGAGCCGTTCCCAGCTACACCGGAAACACCTCCGGAAGCAGCTGATCATGATAAAGATGATGAAATCGAAATCATCCGTTCTAAACAATTCAGCTTAAAACCAATGGATTCTGAAGAAGCAGTACTGCAAATGGACTTGCTTGGTCATGACTTCTTCATTTTCACTGATCGAGAAACAGATGGTACAAGTATCGTCTACCGTCGTAAAGATGGAAAATACGGTTTGATCGAAACATTAGAAAACTAA